In one window of Candidatus Scalindua sp. DNA:
- a CDS encoding biotin--[acetyl-CoA-carboxylase] ligase — protein sequence MEKNEKRELFIINGRTFTVYKYARLDSTNTFLRQRCMELEEYSVVWAEEQTKGRGRFDRVWYSSPGKDLTISILLPLDPQVVKYRQNITQITALAVARLLEHYGLKPDLKWPNDVLVNNGKICGILCEIVETGEKTYAVLGIGLNVNSTYSTSPYYDSFITSIQKELRSAVNRREVLQRLLTLICRSFDELGRTGFSQSRKEIKKRLLFVRDRIVIRDGTKNSHSGKILDLNHDGSLLFQCEECNIININSGEITFRINSVNDRFHDQ from the coding sequence ATGGAAAAAAATGAAAAACGAGAGCTGTTCATCATAAATGGCAGAACATTTACCGTATATAAATATGCCAGACTTGACTCAACGAATACGTTCCTGAGACAACGCTGCATGGAGCTGGAGGAGTATTCAGTCGTCTGGGCAGAAGAACAGACAAAGGGAAGAGGGCGTTTCGATCGGGTCTGGTATTCCAGCCCGGGAAAGGACCTTACAATTTCAATTCTGCTGCCTCTTGATCCCCAGGTGGTAAAGTACAGGCAGAATATCACACAGATTACAGCCCTGGCGGTGGCCAGGCTATTGGAACATTACGGATTGAAACCAGATCTGAAATGGCCGAATGATGTGCTGGTAAATAATGGGAAAATATGCGGCATACTCTGTGAAATAGTTGAAACCGGAGAGAAAACATACGCTGTTCTCGGAATAGGCCTCAACGTAAACAGTACTTACAGCACCTCGCCGTATTATGACTCTTTTATAACCTCAATACAAAAAGAGTTGAGATCAGCAGTAAATCGTCGTGAAGTACTTCAAAGACTCCTGACCTTAATCTGCAGGAGTTTTGATGAGCTTGGCAGAACAGGTTTCAGCCAGAGCAGAAAGGAGATAAAGAAGAGATTATTATTTGTCCGTGACAGGATTGTCATCAGGGATGGAACAAAAAATTCACATTCGGGGAAGATCCTGGATCTCAACCATGATGGGTCACTCCTCTTTCAATGCGAGGAGTGTAATATTATCAATATCAATTCCGGAGAGATAACGTTTCGTATTAATTCGGTTAACGATCGCTTTCATGATCAGTAG
- a CDS encoding NUDIX domain-containing protein → MNYCLRCGADRFKNVRANEFFCESCGFTYFQNIAASVAAIIECRNQILTCVRKYEPCKGMLGLPGGFVDMNESAESALKREIFEEVEIPVTEMHYLGSFPNVYLYKSVEYHTLDLFYSLQLKEIPRITIGDEIAATQWIAGEEIQYEQFAFESMKKGLRRYFELKSC, encoded by the coding sequence ATGAATTATTGTTTGCGCTGTGGGGCTGACAGGTTTAAAAATGTAAGGGCAAATGAATTTTTCTGTGAATCTTGCGGTTTTACCTACTTTCAAAATATTGCCGCTTCTGTTGCGGCCATAATTGAGTGCCGTAATCAGATACTTACCTGTGTCAGAAAATATGAACCATGCAAAGGCATGCTGGGGCTTCCCGGAGGGTTTGTAGACATGAATGAGTCTGCAGAATCAGCTTTGAAACGGGAAATATTTGAAGAGGTGGAAATTCCCGTTACAGAAATGCATTACCTCGGATCGTTTCCCAATGTCTATCTTTATAAGTCGGTAGAATATCATACCCTCGATCTCTTTTACTCTCTCCAGTTAAAGGAGATACCCCGAATAACGATTGGTGATGAGATTGCCGCAACACAATGGATTGCAGGCGAGGAAATACAATACGAACAATTCGCCTTTGAATCTATGAAAAAGGGATTAAGGAGGTATTTTGAATTAAAGAGTTGTTAA
- a CDS encoding class I SAM-dependent methyltransferase, which produces MKTNTDTGRFEGCIPSYDDANFCAAVMDTNRAQWQRPDILARLLIQPEMTVVDLGAGTGYFADLFSRHLPEGKIIALDSEKSLICWLEERKRRDALVNVSIYQIEKEDPGLDQLNCEIELLFIGYTYFHFDKPVQYFREKVYPFIQEETVVAIADMAPSFGQGRRTVSEEQVIVEMTEAGFNLKDKPTTLYDQYLLTFKKF; this is translated from the coding sequence ATGAAAACAAATACTGATACAGGACGTTTCGAGGGTTGTATTCCTTCTTATGACGATGCAAACTTCTGTGCCGCGGTTATGGATACGAACCGGGCACAGTGGCAGAGGCCCGATATTCTGGCCAGGCTGTTAATTCAGCCGGAAATGACAGTGGTAGATCTCGGTGCAGGGACAGGGTATTTTGCAGACCTGTTTTCCAGGCATCTGCCTGAAGGAAAAATCATTGCGCTTGATTCGGAAAAGTCGCTGATCTGCTGGCTTGAAGAGCGGAAAAGGAGAGATGCCTTAGTTAATGTATCCATTTATCAGATTGAAAAGGAAGACCCGGGGCTTGACCAGCTCAATTGTGAAATTGAGCTGCTCTTTATCGGCTATACTTACTTTCATTTCGATAAGCCGGTACAATACTTTCGTGAAAAAGTTTATCCCTTTATTCAGGAAGAAACTGTTGTTGCAATCGCCGATATGGCGCCGAGTTTTGGCCAGGGACGTCGTACCGTTTCTGAAGAGCAGGTAATAGTTGAAATGACAGAAGCTGGTTTTAACCTTAAGGACAAACCAACTACTCTTTATGACCAATACCTGCTTACATTTAAAAAATTTTAA
- the uvrC gene encoding excinuclease ABC subunit UvrC — protein MTVDGEGKLQYEIREYSTFTRELLKLREWVDDNSSVYLTGKNLKNMIAEKNAVLSGKLETIPTGAGVYLMKDSMSKVIYVGKAKNLKNRVRSYFQGTRDERLFIDFLVKRIADIEFVLTDTEKEALILENNLIKHFKPRFNINLRDDKTFVSIKLDLQEKFPYPVVIRQIEDPGPLANGTGKKNKILYFGPYSSSHSVRETLRYINSLFPIRKCSQNVFKGRVRPCLYHQIGRCVAPCCDLIDEKSYKEMIEEVILLLKGRNNELLKVLRGKMERESVAMRYEMAAKIRDTIAAIEKTAERQKIHTIEFVDRDVFGYYKEDKNIQIQVMFIRNGNLENIASYRFSTLNNSRDDIFRSFLNQFYGQRRFIPDEVVVPIESTDKEILEELLSEQKGKRVHVIFPQRGEKHKLLELAIRNAANAFRIQDAGGENIGATLSSLKRKLHLKNVPNRIECFDISNIGGKHSVGSLVTFEGGRPAKTNYKRYKVKTVTQSDDYGMMYEVLTRRYSRAFKDDDFPDLTIVDGGKGQLGMAVRVFEELGVDGVDVVALAKAKSESCENNGLKRKKEERVFVRGMGEPIILDQESSELRLLQNARDEAHRFALAYHTKLRRKHYYVSPLDKISGIGTIKKKNLLKTLGNVQGVRNASIDQLKKVKSITPKDAEAVYGYFHRGIRSHD, from the coding sequence ATGACCGTCGATGGTGAAGGAAAGCTGCAGTATGAGATCAGGGAGTATTCAACCTTTACCCGGGAGTTGCTAAAACTTCGTGAATGGGTAGATGATAATTCCAGTGTATATCTCACAGGAAAAAATCTGAAAAATATGATTGCGGAAAAAAATGCTGTTTTATCAGGGAAATTAGAAACTATTCCTACCGGTGCAGGCGTCTACCTCATGAAGGACTCGATGAGTAAGGTTATCTATGTAGGTAAGGCGAAAAATCTGAAAAACCGGGTGAGGAGCTACTTTCAGGGAACAAGAGATGAACGGCTGTTTATTGACTTTCTCGTTAAAAGGATTGCGGATATTGAGTTTGTCCTGACGGATACGGAGAAAGAGGCCCTTATTCTTGAGAACAACTTAATCAAGCACTTCAAACCTAGATTTAATATCAACCTGCGTGATGATAAAACGTTTGTTTCCATTAAACTTGATTTACAGGAGAAATTTCCGTATCCAGTTGTAATCAGGCAGATTGAGGATCCAGGTCCTTTGGCCAATGGAACCGGTAAAAAGAATAAGATCTTGTATTTCGGTCCCTACTCCTCGTCACATTCAGTGCGGGAGACGTTAAGGTATATAAATAGTTTATTTCCCATACGTAAATGTTCTCAAAACGTCTTCAAGGGCAGGGTGAGACCCTGCCTCTATCATCAGATTGGAAGGTGCGTTGCCCCCTGCTGCGATCTGATCGATGAAAAATCCTACAAGGAGATGATCGAAGAGGTAATCCTCTTATTGAAAGGCAGGAACAATGAACTGCTGAAGGTGTTAAGGGGAAAGATGGAGAGAGAGTCAGTGGCTATGAGATACGAGATGGCAGCAAAGATTCGGGACACCATTGCTGCTATTGAAAAGACAGCAGAGAGACAGAAGATCCATACCATAGAGTTTGTAGACAGGGATGTATTCGGTTACTATAAAGAGGATAAAAATATTCAGATTCAGGTGATGTTCATAAGAAATGGAAATCTTGAGAACATTGCATCATATAGGTTTTCCACTTTGAATAATTCGCGGGACGATATTTTCCGCTCTTTTCTGAATCAGTTTTATGGTCAGAGGAGATTTATTCCGGACGAGGTTGTCGTTCCGATTGAAAGTACTGATAAGGAGATATTAGAAGAGCTTCTCAGCGAACAAAAAGGAAAGAGGGTTCATGTTATATTCCCACAGCGGGGAGAAAAACATAAGCTGCTTGAACTGGCGATAAGAAATGCTGCCAATGCATTCAGGATTCAAGATGCAGGGGGCGAAAACATTGGAGCGACACTCAGTTCATTAAAGAGGAAGTTACATTTGAAGAATGTGCCAAACAGGATTGAGTGTTTTGATATCTCAAATATCGGAGGAAAACATTCAGTAGGCTCTCTGGTAACATTTGAAGGGGGAAGACCGGCAAAGACTAACTATAAGAGGTACAAGGTGAAGACGGTAACGCAATCGGATGATTATGGTATGATGTATGAGGTGCTCACGAGGAGATATTCCCGTGCATTTAAGGATGATGATTTTCCCGATCTTACGATTGTCGATGGGGGGAAGGGGCAGTTGGGCATGGCCGTCAGGGTGTTTGAGGAATTGGGTGTTGATGGTGTGGATGTTGTCGCGCTTGCCAAGGCAAAAAGTGAGAGTTGTGAGAACAACGGACTGAAGCGAAAGAAGGAGGAACGGGTCTTTGTACGAGGTATGGGGGAACCCATTATCCTCGATCAGGAATCTTCAGAATTGAGGCTTCTGCAAAACGCTCGAGATGAAGCCCACCGTTTCGCACTCGCCTACCATACGAAGCTGCGGAGGAAGCACTATTATGTATCACCGCTCGATAAGATCTCTGGAATCGGGACTATCAAAAAGAAAAATCTGTTAAAAACACTCGGGAATGTACAAGGTGTTCGCAATGCCTCGATAGATCAGCTGAAGAAGGTAAAGAGTATCACCCCTAAAGATGCAGAGGCTGTATATGGCTACTTTCATCGTGGTATCCGGTCACATGATTAA